One Ranitomeya variabilis isolate aRanVar5 chromosome 5, aRanVar5.hap1, whole genome shotgun sequence DNA window includes the following coding sequences:
- the PTTG1 gene encoding securin isoform X1 translates to MLAVSNLTIMATVIYIDQENSDVNAALSSKDRAQQLGAGKSLVKSHQGKVHGSASRGKIARKALGNVNKQVMKQKNAQPLKGDQQVPAPSVKQVSGSCVKTDAQQYPEIEKFHPYNPEDFETFDVPEEHKLSHLSLAGVGLIVHVNDAKRFESLLSLEPELMEIPALSWESDAAGCLPSFLATLEEITVEMPPIE, encoded by the exons ATGTTGGCGGTTTCG AATCTGACTATAATGGCAACCGTGATCTACATCGACCAGGAGAACAGTGATGTTAATGCTGCGCTGTCGTCCAAAGACCGTGCACAACAATTAGGTGCCG GAAAGTCGCTTGTCAAAAGCCACCAGGGCAAAGTGCACGGCTCTGCATCAAGAGGGAAAATCGCAAGAAAAGCTCTAGGAAATGTCAACAAGCAAGTAATGAAGCAGAAGAATGCTCAGCCTCTGAAGGGAGACCAACAAGTGCCTGCGCCATCTGTGAAACAG GTGTCTGGCAGTTGTGTTAAGACAGATGCGCAGCAGTACCCCGAGATCGAGAAGTTTCATCCCTACAATCCTGAAG atTTTGAAACCTTCGATGTCCCAGAGGAACACAAGCTGAGTCATCTCTCCCTGGCCGGTGTCGGGCTTATAGTTCATGTGAATGATGCTAAAAGGTTTGAGTCTCTGCTAAGTCTGGAGCCAGAACTGATGGAGATCCCTGCCCTTAGCTGGGAGTCAG ATGCTGCTGGCTGTCTTCCATCTTTCCTTGCCACCCTAGAAGAGATCACTGTGGAGATGCCCCCAATTGAGTGA
- the PTTG1 gene encoding securin isoform X2, with protein sequence MATVIYIDQENSDVNAALSSKDRAQQLGAGKSLVKSHQGKVHGSASRGKIARKALGNVNKQVMKQKNAQPLKGDQQVPAPSVKQVSGSCVKTDAQQYPEIEKFHPYNPEDFETFDVPEEHKLSHLSLAGVGLIVHVNDAKRFESLLSLEPELMEIPALSWESDAAGCLPSFLATLEEITVEMPPIE encoded by the exons ATGGCAACCGTGATCTACATCGACCAGGAGAACAGTGATGTTAATGCTGCGCTGTCGTCCAAAGACCGTGCACAACAATTAGGTGCCG GAAAGTCGCTTGTCAAAAGCCACCAGGGCAAAGTGCACGGCTCTGCATCAAGAGGGAAAATCGCAAGAAAAGCTCTAGGAAATGTCAACAAGCAAGTAATGAAGCAGAAGAATGCTCAGCCTCTGAAGGGAGACCAACAAGTGCCTGCGCCATCTGTGAAACAG GTGTCTGGCAGTTGTGTTAAGACAGATGCGCAGCAGTACCCCGAGATCGAGAAGTTTCATCCCTACAATCCTGAAG atTTTGAAACCTTCGATGTCCCAGAGGAACACAAGCTGAGTCATCTCTCCCTGGCCGGTGTCGGGCTTATAGTTCATGTGAATGATGCTAAAAGGTTTGAGTCTCTGCTAAGTCTGGAGCCAGAACTGATGGAGATCCCTGCCCTTAGCTGGGAGTCAG ATGCTGCTGGCTGTCTTCCATCTTTCCTTGCCACCCTAGAAGAGATCACTGTGGAGATGCCCCCAATTGAGTGA